TTAATATTGACCAGATCTTCAGCACACACCAAGGTTTGAGCAATGGTTGCTTCCATTTTAGGAATATGCGGGGCGAGCTTGGGTTTTTGGCAGATGACCGTGGCATCCAGGTTAACCAGTGTCCACCCTTGTTGCTGCATATACCCGTAGACCTGTTCCAGTAGTTTAATACTGGCAATACCGGCATATTGGGGATCGTTATCGGGAAAATGGCGACCAATATCCCCACGCCCCATGGCCCCCAGCAGGGCATCGCATATGGCATGGAGTAGCACATCGGCATCCGAGTGGCCCAGCAAACCCATGGTGTGGGGAACATGAACCCCGCCCAGCATCAGCGGCCGGTCTTCAACCCAGCGGTGTACATCAAAGCCCTGTCCAATACGTAGGTTCATCCTCTACTCCTTACCTTGAATAAGTGCACGTACCGTCTCTAAATCTCCAGGACGGGTGATCTTTAATAGATGAGGGTCTCCCTCAACAGGAAGCACCGGTTTACCGGCCCACTCCATGAGTGAGGCATCGTCAGTCGCGGTAAAGCCTTTTTCACGGGCTTGTTTGTGCAGGTCGAGCATCAGGTCGGTGGGAAAAATCTGCGGTGTTTGTGCCAGCC
The Magnetococcus sp. PR-3 DNA segment above includes these coding regions:
- the ispF gene encoding 2-C-methyl-D-erythritol 2,4-cyclodiphosphate synthase encodes the protein MNLRIGQGFDVHRWVEDRPLMLGGVHVPHTMGLLGHSDADVLLHAICDALLGAMGRGDIGRHFPDNDPQYAGIASIKLLEQVYGYMQQQGWTLVNLDATVICQKPKLAPHIPKMEATIAQTLVCAEDLVNIKATTTEKLGFTGRNEGVAAQCAVLIQQ